A single genomic interval of Papaver somniferum cultivar HN1 unplaced genomic scaffold, ASM357369v1 unplaced-scaffold_7, whole genome shotgun sequence harbors:
- the LOC113343912 gene encoding small G protein signaling modulator 1-like isoform X3, translated as MSDIIEGGKESTKENNNNNNTNKQWGCGGKSGTVVNLQRVSSIVKDIGEPCLHQSPTKSSKMLRPDKWRATFDSDGKVFGFQKALKLIVLGGVDPSIRAEVWEFLLGCYALSSTSEHRRQLRMARREKYKDLIKQCQKMHSSIGTGSLAYVVGSKVMDVRTLSKDSGRREAEPESRSASLDAANVAETSDQNNNCTTTSHVCQRESSELLSVRGSIDSAAFDSSRAMGSLDPPNCVSPKAGKEVHVSHDDTDSYFDFPHLPVTDLFDRSDSDKNEFRGNDDDRLSSEEKLDLEDENMHSFQINNNVELFLESSGLHSDDVSRASESEHGSFGSDAHKQVIQSRNFEHESEINRLRISDVPETAVMSSTTSEGEPVSEERVSEWLWTLHRIVVDVVRTDSHLEFYEDAKNMARMSDILAVYAWVDPGTGYCQGMSDLLSPFVVLYDDNADAFWCFEMLLRRMRENFQVEGPTGVMKQLESLWRILELTDKETFSHLSLIGAESLHFAFRMLLVLFRRELSFNEALCMWEMMWAADFDESVARDLEENCLDPLVVQLPRYSSSETAEESVKSNGSSKTAEESVKSIGSSKGARPQPKTGSVEHSVSYDSGMKAEASYPFCGLTRSFWSKNDRMQNCTIISSTRNGDDELPVFCAAAILVINRHKIIKETRSIDDLIKIFNDNLLDINVTRCVRTAIKLRKKYFYKIIRHKRTGSNPENI; from the exons atgtCTGATATTATTGAGGGAGGAAAAgaatcaacaaaagaaaataataataataacaatactaATAAACAATGGGGTTGTGGAGGAAAGTCTGGTACCGTTGTCAATTTACAACGTGTGAGTTCGATCGTCAAAGATATTGGAGAGCCTTGTCTTCATCAATCTCCTACAAAA AGTAGCAAGATGCTCAGGCCGGATAAGTGGCGAGCCACATTTGATAGTGATGGGAAGGTTTTCGGTTTCCAGAAGGCCCTTAAGTTGATTGTCTTGGGG GGTGTGGATCCATCAATACGGGCCGAAGTATGGGAATTTCTTCTTGGTTGTTATGCGTTGAGCAGTACATCTGAGCACCGAAGGCAGCTGAGAATGGCCAGGAG GGAGAAATACAAAGATTTAATCAAGCAATGCCAAAAGATGCATTCAAGCATTGGAACTGGTTCTCTTGCTTATGTTGTAGGTTCCAAGGTGATGGATGTCAGGACTTTGTCTAAAGACAGTGGTAGAAGGGAAGCAGAACCTGAAAGTAGATCAGCTTCTCTTGATGCTGCAAATGTGGCAGAGACTTCGGATCAGAATAATAATTGTACAACTACGTCACATGTCTGTCAAAGGGAAAGCTCCGAGCTGTTGAGCGTCAGAGGAAGCATAGATAGTGCTGCATTTGATTCTTCACGAGCTATGGGTTCTTTGGACCCACCCAATTGTGTTTCCCCAAAAGCTGGGAAAGAAGTTCATGTGTCACATGATGATACTGACAGTTATTTTGATTTTCCTCATTTACCTGTCACAGATTTATTTGATAGAAGTGACAGTGATAAGAACGAGTTTAGAGGGAATGATGATGATAGATTATCTTCCGAAGAAAAACTAGATTTGGAGGATGAAAACATGCACAGCTTTCAAATTAACAACAATGTAGAACTGTTTTTGGAATCAAGTGGTCTACACTCTGATGATGTCTCACGTGCAAGTGAGTCTGAGCACGGATCTTTTGGTTCGGATGCTCACAAACAAGTAATACAGTCAAGAAACTTCGAACATGAAAGTGAAATAAATAGGTTGAGAATATCTGATGTGCCTGAAACAGCAGTGATGAGTTCAACAACGTCTGAAGGAGAGCCTGTCAGTGAAGAAAGAGTTTCTGAATGGCTTTGGACGCTTCACCGAATAG TTGTTGATGTTGTAAGGACGGATAGCCATCTTGAATTTTACGAGGATGCCAAAAATATGGCCAGGATGTCAGACATTCTTGCTGTATATGCATGGGTTGATCCTGGTACTGGATACTGCCAAG GTATGAGCGACTTGCTCTCtccttttgttgtattgtatgacGATAATGCGGACGCTTTTTGGTGCTTTGAGATGCTTCTTAGAAGAATG CGTGAAAATTTTCAGGTGGAAGGACCAACTGGAGTGATGAAGCAGTTAGAATCTTTGTGGCGAATCTTGGAACTGACAGATAAGGAAACATTTTCCCACCTGTCACTAATAGGTGCTGAAAGCTTGCATTTTGCTTTTCGGATGCTTCTGGTGCTTTTTCGTCGGGAGTTATCCTTTAATGAGGCTCTTTGTATGTGGGAG ATGATGTGGGCTGCTGACTTTGATGAATCAGTAGCTCGAGACTTGGAGGAAAACTGTCTCGATCCATTAGTTGTACAGCTTCCAAGGTATTCTAGTTCAGAAACAGCAGAAGAAAGTGTAAAGAGTAATGGAAGTTCAAAAACCGCAGAAGAAAGTGTAAAGAGTATTGGAAGTTCAAAGGGAGCTCGCCCACAACCAAAAACTGGGTCTGTTGAACATTCAGTCTCATATGACAGTGGAATGAAAGCGGAAGCTAGTTATCCTTTTTGTGGCTTGACTAGGAGTTTTTGGTCAAAGAACGACCGCATGCAAAACTGTACTATAATTAGTTCAACACGGAATGGCGACGATGAATTACCTGTCTTTTGCGCAGCAGCGATTCTTGTTATCAATCGCCACAAGATCATCAAAGAAACTCGTTCAATTGATGATTTGATAAAG ATATTCAATGATAACTTGCTGGATATAAACGTTACAAGATGTGTACGTACGGCCATCAAACTCCGAAAGAAGTATTTTTACAAG atAATCAGGCACAAAAGAACAGGCAGTAACCCAGAGAATATATAG
- the LOC113343912 gene encoding small G protein signaling modulator 1-like isoform X1 codes for MSDIIEGGKESTKENNNNNNTNKQWGCGGKSGTVVNLQRVSSIVKDIGEPCLHQSPTKIVRSKQRTIRRDIKCSFGQLNYLKNRLRKLKIFASSCLPCRSRIMSSKMLRPDKWRATFDSDGKVFGFQKALKLIVLGGVDPSIRAEVWEFLLGCYALSSTSEHRRQLRMARREKYKDLIKQCQKMHSSIGTGSLAYVVGSKVMDVRTLSKDSGRREAEPESRSASLDAANVAETSDQNNNCTTTSHVCQRESSELLSVRGSIDSAAFDSSRAMGSLDPPNCVSPKAGKEVHVSHDDTDSYFDFPHLPVTDLFDRSDSDKNEFRGNDDDRLSSEEKLDLEDENMHSFQINNNVELFLESSGLHSDDVSRASESEHGSFGSDAHKQVIQSRNFEHESEINRLRISDVPETAVMSSTTSEGEPVSEERVSEWLWTLHRIVVDVVRTDSHLEFYEDAKNMARMSDILAVYAWVDPGTGYCQGMSDLLSPFVVLYDDNADAFWCFEMLLRRMRENFQVEGPTGVMKQLESLWRILELTDKETFSHLSLIGAESLHFAFRMLLVLFRRELSFNEALCMWEMMWAADFDESVARDLEENCLDPLVVQLPRYSSSETAEESVKSNGSSKTAEESVKSIGSSKGARPQPKTGSVEHSVSYDSGMKAEASYPFCGLTRSFWSKNDRMQNCTIISSTRNGDDELPVFCAAAILVINRHKIIKETRSIDDLIKIFNDNLLDINVTRCVRTAIKLRKKYFYKIIRHKRTGSNPENI; via the exons atgtCTGATATTATTGAGGGAGGAAAAgaatcaacaaaagaaaataataataataacaatactaATAAACAATGGGGTTGTGGAGGAAAGTCTGGTACCGTTGTCAATTTACAACGTGTGAGTTCGATCGTCAAAGATATTGGAGAGCCTTGTCTTCATCAATCTCCTACAAAA ATTGTTCGTTCAAAGCAAAGGACCATTCGACGGGACATCAAGTGTTCTTTTGGACAGTTGAATTATTTGAAGAATCGGTTGAGGAAGCTAAAGATTTTTGCCTCAAGTTGCTTACCCTGTCGTAGTCGTATCATG AGTAGCAAGATGCTCAGGCCGGATAAGTGGCGAGCCACATTTGATAGTGATGGGAAGGTTTTCGGTTTCCAGAAGGCCCTTAAGTTGATTGTCTTGGGG GGTGTGGATCCATCAATACGGGCCGAAGTATGGGAATTTCTTCTTGGTTGTTATGCGTTGAGCAGTACATCTGAGCACCGAAGGCAGCTGAGAATGGCCAGGAG GGAGAAATACAAAGATTTAATCAAGCAATGCCAAAAGATGCATTCAAGCATTGGAACTGGTTCTCTTGCTTATGTTGTAGGTTCCAAGGTGATGGATGTCAGGACTTTGTCTAAAGACAGTGGTAGAAGGGAAGCAGAACCTGAAAGTAGATCAGCTTCTCTTGATGCTGCAAATGTGGCAGAGACTTCGGATCAGAATAATAATTGTACAACTACGTCACATGTCTGTCAAAGGGAAAGCTCCGAGCTGTTGAGCGTCAGAGGAAGCATAGATAGTGCTGCATTTGATTCTTCACGAGCTATGGGTTCTTTGGACCCACCCAATTGTGTTTCCCCAAAAGCTGGGAAAGAAGTTCATGTGTCACATGATGATACTGACAGTTATTTTGATTTTCCTCATTTACCTGTCACAGATTTATTTGATAGAAGTGACAGTGATAAGAACGAGTTTAGAGGGAATGATGATGATAGATTATCTTCCGAAGAAAAACTAGATTTGGAGGATGAAAACATGCACAGCTTTCAAATTAACAACAATGTAGAACTGTTTTTGGAATCAAGTGGTCTACACTCTGATGATGTCTCACGTGCAAGTGAGTCTGAGCACGGATCTTTTGGTTCGGATGCTCACAAACAAGTAATACAGTCAAGAAACTTCGAACATGAAAGTGAAATAAATAGGTTGAGAATATCTGATGTGCCTGAAACAGCAGTGATGAGTTCAACAACGTCTGAAGGAGAGCCTGTCAGTGAAGAAAGAGTTTCTGAATGGCTTTGGACGCTTCACCGAATAG TTGTTGATGTTGTAAGGACGGATAGCCATCTTGAATTTTACGAGGATGCCAAAAATATGGCCAGGATGTCAGACATTCTTGCTGTATATGCATGGGTTGATCCTGGTACTGGATACTGCCAAG GTATGAGCGACTTGCTCTCtccttttgttgtattgtatgacGATAATGCGGACGCTTTTTGGTGCTTTGAGATGCTTCTTAGAAGAATG CGTGAAAATTTTCAGGTGGAAGGACCAACTGGAGTGATGAAGCAGTTAGAATCTTTGTGGCGAATCTTGGAACTGACAGATAAGGAAACATTTTCCCACCTGTCACTAATAGGTGCTGAAAGCTTGCATTTTGCTTTTCGGATGCTTCTGGTGCTTTTTCGTCGGGAGTTATCCTTTAATGAGGCTCTTTGTATGTGGGAG ATGATGTGGGCTGCTGACTTTGATGAATCAGTAGCTCGAGACTTGGAGGAAAACTGTCTCGATCCATTAGTTGTACAGCTTCCAAGGTATTCTAGTTCAGAAACAGCAGAAGAAAGTGTAAAGAGTAATGGAAGTTCAAAAACCGCAGAAGAAAGTGTAAAGAGTATTGGAAGTTCAAAGGGAGCTCGCCCACAACCAAAAACTGGGTCTGTTGAACATTCAGTCTCATATGACAGTGGAATGAAAGCGGAAGCTAGTTATCCTTTTTGTGGCTTGACTAGGAGTTTTTGGTCAAAGAACGACCGCATGCAAAACTGTACTATAATTAGTTCAACACGGAATGGCGACGATGAATTACCTGTCTTTTGCGCAGCAGCGATTCTTGTTATCAATCGCCACAAGATCATCAAAGAAACTCGTTCAATTGATGATTTGATAAAG ATATTCAATGATAACTTGCTGGATATAAACGTTACAAGATGTGTACGTACGGCCATCAAACTCCGAAAGAAGTATTTTTACAAG atAATCAGGCACAAAAGAACAGGCAGTAACCCAGAGAATATATAG
- the LOC113343912 gene encoding small G protein signaling modulator 1-like isoform X2, giving the protein MSDIIEGGKESTKENNNNNNTNKQWGCGGKSGTVVNLQRVSSIVKDIGEPCLHQSPTKIVRSKQRTIRRDIKCSFGQLNYLKNRLRKLKIFASSCLPCRSRIMSSKMLRPDKWRATFDSDGKVFGFQKALKLIVLGGVDPSIRAEVWEFLLGCYALSSTSEHRRQLRMARREKYKDLIKQCQKMHSSIGTGSLAYVVGSKVMDVRTLSKDSGRREAEPESRSASLDAANVAETSDQNNNCTTTSHVCQRESSELLSVRGSIDSAAFDSSRAMGSLDPPNCVSPKAGKEVHVSHDDTDSYFDFPHLPVTDLFDRSDSDKNEFRGNDDDRLSSEEKLDLEDENMHSFQINNNVELFLESSGLHSDDVSRASESEHGSFGSDAHKQVIQSRNFEHESEINRLRISDVPETAVMSSTTSEGEPVSEERVSEWLWTLHRIVVDVVRTDSHLEFYEDAKNMARMSDILAVYAWVDPGTGYCQGMSDLLSPFVVLYDDNADAFWCFEMLLRRMRENFQVEGPTGVMKQLESLWRILELTDKETFSHLSLIGAESLHFAFRMLLVLFRRELSFNEALCMWEMMWAADFDESVARDLEENCLDPLVVQLPRYSSSETAEESVKSNGSSKTAEESVKSIGSSKGARPQPKTGSVEHSVSYDSGMKAEASYPFCGLTRSFWSKNDRMQNCTIISSTRNGDDELPVFCAAAILVINRHKIIKETRSIDDLIKADIQ; this is encoded by the exons atgtCTGATATTATTGAGGGAGGAAAAgaatcaacaaaagaaaataataataataacaatactaATAAACAATGGGGTTGTGGAGGAAAGTCTGGTACCGTTGTCAATTTACAACGTGTGAGTTCGATCGTCAAAGATATTGGAGAGCCTTGTCTTCATCAATCTCCTACAAAA ATTGTTCGTTCAAAGCAAAGGACCATTCGACGGGACATCAAGTGTTCTTTTGGACAGTTGAATTATTTGAAGAATCGGTTGAGGAAGCTAAAGATTTTTGCCTCAAGTTGCTTACCCTGTCGTAGTCGTATCATG AGTAGCAAGATGCTCAGGCCGGATAAGTGGCGAGCCACATTTGATAGTGATGGGAAGGTTTTCGGTTTCCAGAAGGCCCTTAAGTTGATTGTCTTGGGG GGTGTGGATCCATCAATACGGGCCGAAGTATGGGAATTTCTTCTTGGTTGTTATGCGTTGAGCAGTACATCTGAGCACCGAAGGCAGCTGAGAATGGCCAGGAG GGAGAAATACAAAGATTTAATCAAGCAATGCCAAAAGATGCATTCAAGCATTGGAACTGGTTCTCTTGCTTATGTTGTAGGTTCCAAGGTGATGGATGTCAGGACTTTGTCTAAAGACAGTGGTAGAAGGGAAGCAGAACCTGAAAGTAGATCAGCTTCTCTTGATGCTGCAAATGTGGCAGAGACTTCGGATCAGAATAATAATTGTACAACTACGTCACATGTCTGTCAAAGGGAAAGCTCCGAGCTGTTGAGCGTCAGAGGAAGCATAGATAGTGCTGCATTTGATTCTTCACGAGCTATGGGTTCTTTGGACCCACCCAATTGTGTTTCCCCAAAAGCTGGGAAAGAAGTTCATGTGTCACATGATGATACTGACAGTTATTTTGATTTTCCTCATTTACCTGTCACAGATTTATTTGATAGAAGTGACAGTGATAAGAACGAGTTTAGAGGGAATGATGATGATAGATTATCTTCCGAAGAAAAACTAGATTTGGAGGATGAAAACATGCACAGCTTTCAAATTAACAACAATGTAGAACTGTTTTTGGAATCAAGTGGTCTACACTCTGATGATGTCTCACGTGCAAGTGAGTCTGAGCACGGATCTTTTGGTTCGGATGCTCACAAACAAGTAATACAGTCAAGAAACTTCGAACATGAAAGTGAAATAAATAGGTTGAGAATATCTGATGTGCCTGAAACAGCAGTGATGAGTTCAACAACGTCTGAAGGAGAGCCTGTCAGTGAAGAAAGAGTTTCTGAATGGCTTTGGACGCTTCACCGAATAG TTGTTGATGTTGTAAGGACGGATAGCCATCTTGAATTTTACGAGGATGCCAAAAATATGGCCAGGATGTCAGACATTCTTGCTGTATATGCATGGGTTGATCCTGGTACTGGATACTGCCAAG GTATGAGCGACTTGCTCTCtccttttgttgtattgtatgacGATAATGCGGACGCTTTTTGGTGCTTTGAGATGCTTCTTAGAAGAATG CGTGAAAATTTTCAGGTGGAAGGACCAACTGGAGTGATGAAGCAGTTAGAATCTTTGTGGCGAATCTTGGAACTGACAGATAAGGAAACATTTTCCCACCTGTCACTAATAGGTGCTGAAAGCTTGCATTTTGCTTTTCGGATGCTTCTGGTGCTTTTTCGTCGGGAGTTATCCTTTAATGAGGCTCTTTGTATGTGGGAG ATGATGTGGGCTGCTGACTTTGATGAATCAGTAGCTCGAGACTTGGAGGAAAACTGTCTCGATCCATTAGTTGTACAGCTTCCAAGGTATTCTAGTTCAGAAACAGCAGAAGAAAGTGTAAAGAGTAATGGAAGTTCAAAAACCGCAGAAGAAAGTGTAAAGAGTATTGGAAGTTCAAAGGGAGCTCGCCCACAACCAAAAACTGGGTCTGTTGAACATTCAGTCTCATATGACAGTGGAATGAAAGCGGAAGCTAGTTATCCTTTTTGTGGCTTGACTAGGAGTTTTTGGTCAAAGAACGACCGCATGCAAAACTGTACTATAATTAGTTCAACACGGAATGGCGACGATGAATTACCTGTCTTTTGCGCAGCAGCGATTCTTGTTATCAATCGCCACAAGATCATCAAAGAAACTCGTTCAATTGATGATTTGATAAAGGCAG ATATTCAATGA